From one Streptomyces sp. N50 genomic stretch:
- a CDS encoding FAD-binding oxidoreductase, which yields MSSTPAQAARQELTDFAGELIGPDDAGHPEARAVYNAMIDKRPALIARPADAAAVARVIGFARAHQLPLAVRGGGHHGAGLGTVDGGVVADLSPLRSIQVDPDARTVRVGGGCVWGEVDRATNAYGLATPSGIISTTGVGGLATGGGLGHLTRKCGLTIDNLLEADLVLADGSRVRASSDENSDLFWAVRGGGGNFGVVTSFLFRLHEVSTVVAGPTFWPVEISAEVLAAYRDFLPNAPRELNAFFLHGSVPPAPPFPEEIQLRKTAGVVWCYTGGDTEAAAREMAPLLDALPAPLLHAAGPMRHPDMQGMFDGLYPPGDQWYWRADFVDDIPDEAVELHAKFGAEVPTPQSTMHLYPIDGAAHDVGNDETPWAYRDARWASVFAGVDRDPANAGLIKQWAVDYQEALHPYSAGGAYVNMMMDEGQERVRASYRGNYERLARIKADRDPDNVFRLNQNIHPAPKPRYETRP from the coding sequence ATGTCCAGCACGCCCGCACAGGCCGCTCGTCAAGAACTGACCGATTTCGCCGGGGAGTTGATCGGGCCGGACGACGCCGGCCACCCGGAGGCCCGCGCCGTCTACAACGCGATGATCGACAAACGGCCCGCCCTCATCGCCCGCCCAGCCGACGCGGCCGCCGTGGCCCGCGTGATCGGCTTCGCCCGCGCCCACCAACTGCCCCTCGCGGTACGGGGAGGCGGGCACCACGGGGCCGGACTCGGCACCGTCGACGGGGGAGTGGTCGCCGACCTCTCCCCGCTGAGGAGCATCCAGGTGGACCCCGACGCGCGCACGGTCCGGGTCGGCGGCGGTTGTGTCTGGGGCGAGGTGGACCGGGCCACCAACGCGTACGGACTCGCCACGCCCAGCGGCATCATCTCCACCACCGGCGTCGGCGGTCTCGCCACCGGCGGCGGGCTCGGCCACCTCACCCGCAAATGCGGGCTGACCATCGACAACCTGCTGGAGGCCGACCTCGTCCTGGCCGACGGCAGCCGGGTGCGGGCGAGTTCGGACGAGAACAGCGACCTGTTCTGGGCGGTCCGGGGCGGTGGCGGCAACTTCGGGGTCGTCACCTCCTTCCTGTTCCGGCTGCACGAGGTGAGCACGGTCGTCGCCGGACCCACCTTCTGGCCGGTCGAGATCAGCGCCGAAGTCCTCGCCGCCTACCGGGACTTCCTGCCGAACGCGCCCCGCGAGCTGAACGCCTTCTTCCTGCACGGCAGCGTTCCGCCCGCCCCGCCGTTCCCCGAGGAGATCCAGCTGCGCAAGACGGCAGGCGTCGTGTGGTGCTACACCGGCGGCGACACCGAGGCCGCCGCACGCGAGATGGCCCCGCTGCTCGACGCACTGCCCGCACCGCTGCTGCACGCGGCCGGACCGATGCGACACCCGGACATGCAGGGCATGTTCGACGGGCTCTACCCGCCCGGTGACCAGTGGTACTGGCGCGCCGACTTCGTCGACGACATCCCCGACGAGGCCGTGGAGCTGCATGCCAAGTTCGGCGCGGAGGTCCCGACCCCGCAGTCGACGATGCACCTCTACCCGATCGACGGCGCGGCCCACGACGTCGGCAACGACGAGACCCCGTGGGCGTATCGCGACGCGCGCTGGGCGTCCGTGTTCGCGGGCGTCGACCGGGATCCCGCCAACGCGGGCCTCATCAAGCAGTGGGCCGTCGACTACCAGGAGGCCCTGCACCCGTACTCCGCGGGCGGCGCCTACGTGAACATGATGATGGACGAGGGACAGGAACGTGTCCGGGCCAGCTACCGCGGCAACTACGAGCGACTGGCCCGCATCAAGGCCGACCGTGACCCGGACAACGTCTTCCGTCTGAACCAGAACATCCACCCGGCCCCGAAACCGCGCTACGAGACCCGCCCGTGA
- a CDS encoding Dyp-type peroxidase: MTVDGSVEHTDGSTGGESVPTTQAVLESLTPSATFLVVTVEPEGEETVRELLEDLGGLIRSIGFRAPDGRLSCVTGIGSEVWDRLFDGPRPAELHPFRELAGERHIAVSTPGDLLFHIKAVRADLCFELATEIMGRLNGAVAVADEVSGFQYFDVRDLLGFVDGTENPVGRAAREAVVIGGEDPEFAGGSYVIVQKYVHDIAAWNALPVEQQERAIGRSKLTNMEMDDDVKPADSHIALNVITGPDGTERKILRDNMPFGSAGQGEFGTYFIGYARTPSVTEQMLRNMFLGTDSASHDRILDFSTAVTGSLFHVPSADFLDDLPDLPDRSDG; the protein is encoded by the coding sequence ATGACAGTTGACGGCTCGGTCGAGCACACGGACGGCAGCACCGGCGGCGAGAGCGTCCCGACCACTCAGGCGGTGCTGGAGTCGCTGACCCCGAGCGCGACCTTCCTGGTCGTCACCGTGGAGCCCGAGGGCGAGGAGACCGTGCGCGAACTCCTCGAAGATCTGGGCGGGTTGATCCGGTCCATCGGGTTCCGCGCGCCGGACGGGCGGCTCAGCTGTGTGACCGGCATCGGCTCGGAGGTGTGGGACCGGCTGTTCGACGGCCCGCGCCCCGCCGAGCTGCACCCGTTCCGTGAACTCGCCGGGGAACGCCACATCGCCGTCTCCACCCCCGGCGACCTGCTGTTCCACATCAAGGCCGTACGCGCCGACCTGTGCTTCGAGCTGGCGACCGAGATCATGGGCCGGCTGAACGGCGCGGTCGCCGTGGCCGACGAGGTGTCCGGGTTCCAGTACTTCGACGTGCGCGATCTGCTGGGCTTCGTCGACGGCACCGAGAACCCGGTCGGGCGGGCGGCCCGCGAGGCGGTGGTGATCGGCGGCGAGGACCCGGAGTTCGCGGGCGGCAGCTATGTGATCGTGCAGAAGTACGTCCACGACATCGCGGCCTGGAACGCGCTGCCGGTGGAGCAGCAGGAACGGGCCATCGGGCGCAGCAAGTTGACCAACATGGAGATGGACGACGACGTCAAGCCGGCCGACTCGCACATCGCGCTGAACGTGATCACCGGCCCGGACGGCACCGAGCGGAAGATCCTGCGCGACAACATGCCGTTCGGCAGCGCGGGCCAGGGCGAGTTCGGCACCTACTTCATCGGGTACGCGCGCACGCCCTCGGTCACCGAGCAGATGCTGCGCAACATGTTCCTGGGCACCGACTCCGCGTCCCACGACCGCATCCTGGACTTCTCGACGGCCGTCACCGGAAGCCTTTTCCACGTCCCGTCCGCGGACTTCCTGGACGACCTTCCGGACCTTCCCGACCGTTCGGACGGGTGA
- the mgrA gene encoding L-glyceraldehyde 3-phosphate reductase codes for MTHVADPERYNGTMRYRRTGRSGLDLPLLSLGYWHNFGDDRPFETQREIALRAFDLGITHHDLANNYGPPYGAAEANFGRLLKQDLAPYRDELVVSTKAGWDMWPGPYGQGGGSRKYVLASLDQSLKRTGLDYVDIFYSHRLDAGTPLEETMGALDTAVRQGKALYVGISSYDAERSREAAAILRELDTPLLIHQPSYNMLNRWIENDGLLDAARDEGFGVIGFTALSQGLLTGRYLDGIPEGSRAAQGTSFDAGWLTEDMVRRLRALNDIAERRGQTLAQLALAWALRDERVTSLVIGASRTEQLEQNVAALDNLAFSSEELAEIDSYAVDGGVDLWQDARTGKLG; via the coding sequence ATGACCCACGTCGCAGATCCTGAGCGTTACAACGGCACCATGCGCTACCGCCGCACCGGCCGCTCGGGGCTCGACCTGCCCCTGCTGTCGCTGGGCTACTGGCACAACTTCGGTGACGACCGGCCGTTCGAGACGCAGCGCGAGATCGCCCTGCGCGCCTTCGACCTCGGCATCACCCACCACGACCTGGCGAACAACTACGGCCCGCCCTACGGCGCCGCCGAGGCCAACTTCGGCCGCCTGCTGAAGCAGGACCTCGCGCCGTACCGGGACGAGCTGGTCGTCTCCACGAAGGCCGGCTGGGACATGTGGCCCGGTCCGTACGGTCAGGGCGGCGGCTCCCGCAAGTACGTCCTGGCCTCCCTCGACCAGTCGCTGAAGCGCACGGGCCTCGACTACGTGGACATCTTCTACTCCCACCGCCTCGACGCCGGCACCCCGCTCGAAGAGACCATGGGCGCGCTGGACACCGCCGTCCGCCAGGGCAAGGCCCTCTACGTCGGCATTTCGTCGTACGACGCCGAACGGTCCCGCGAGGCCGCCGCCATCCTCCGCGAGCTGGACACACCGCTCCTCATCCACCAGCCGTCGTACAACATGCTCAACCGGTGGATCGAGAACGACGGGCTGCTCGATGCCGCGCGGGACGAGGGCTTCGGGGTCATCGGTTTCACCGCGCTGTCGCAGGGGCTGCTGACCGGGCGGTACCTGGACGGGATCCCGGAAGGGTCGCGGGCCGCGCAGGGCACGTCGTTCGACGCGGGCTGGCTGACCGAGGACATGGTGCGCCGGCTGCGCGCGCTCAACGACATCGCGGAGCGGCGCGGGCAGACCCTGGCGCAGCTGGCGCTCGCCTGGGCACTGCGCGACGAGCGGGTCACCTCGCTGGTCATCGGCGCGTCCCGCACGGAGCAGCTCGAACAGAACGTGGCCGCGCTGGACAACCTCGCCTTCAGTTCCGAGGAGCTGGCCGAGATCGACTCGTACGCCGTCGACGGCGGGGTCGACCTGTGGCAGGACGCGCGGACTGGGAAACTCGGCTGA
- a CDS encoding alpha/beta hydrolase, which yields MTRTEPAGTTTRHLIELSAGTVAYEDTGGDGPVLVLLHGLLMDASLWTGPIAELSAAHRCVAPTLPLGAHRHPMRADADLSLPGVARLVAELLDRLDLRDVTLVGNDTGGALVQLLMAEGAARVGRVVLVSCEAFDNFPPGLTGRTLVLAGRLSPWLFGQFMRQLRVRALRRLPFAFGWLTKRGDAVTARWTEPVRRQPGIRRDAVRVLRAASADGRRLLEQTALRLGEFDRPALVVWASEDRVMPPGHGRRLAELLPQGRLVEVADGYTLLPLDRPAELARLIGEFVRATVPPSRA from the coding sequence ATGACCAGGACCGAACCGGCCGGGACGACCACGCGGCATCTGATCGAACTGTCGGCCGGAACCGTCGCGTACGAGGACACCGGCGGCGACGGTCCCGTCCTGGTGCTGCTGCACGGGCTGTTGATGGACGCGTCGTTGTGGACCGGTCCCATCGCCGAACTGTCCGCCGCCCACCGGTGCGTGGCCCCGACCCTCCCCCTCGGCGCCCACCGTCACCCGATGCGCGCGGACGCCGATCTGTCACTGCCCGGTGTGGCCCGGCTCGTCGCCGAGCTCCTCGACCGGCTGGATCTGCGGGACGTCACGCTCGTCGGGAACGACACGGGCGGAGCTTTGGTGCAGCTGCTGATGGCCGAGGGGGCCGCGCGCGTGGGGCGGGTGGTGCTCGTCTCCTGCGAGGCGTTCGACAACTTCCCGCCGGGTCTGACGGGTCGGACCCTTGTGCTCGCGGGACGTCTTTCGCCGTGGCTGTTCGGGCAGTTCATGCGGCAGCTGCGGGTGCGCGCGCTGCGCCGTCTGCCGTTCGCGTTCGGGTGGCTGACGAAGCGCGGGGACGCGGTCACCGCGCGGTGGACGGAGCCGGTGCGGCGGCAGCCCGGGATCCGCCGTGATGCCGTACGCGTGCTGCGCGCGGCGTCGGCGGACGGGCGCCGACTGCTGGAGCAGACCGCCCTGCGGCTCGGGGAGTTCGACCGTCCCGCACTCGTGGTGTGGGCGAGTGAGGACCGGGTGATGCCGCCCGGGCACGGGCGGCGGCTGGCCGAACTCCTGCCGCAGGGACGGCTGGTGGAGGTGGCCGACGGCTACACGCTGCTCCCGCTGGACCGGCCTGCCGAACTCGCCCGGCTCATCGGCGAGTTCGTACGCGCGACCGTGCCGCCTTCACGGGCATGA
- a CDS encoding NPP1 family protein, translating into MVGQATAAQASVLTALPQNADGLEQTFSPAYDYDGDGCYATAAIGTDGTINPGLKLGGDVNGHCHDLAQLNNSNTYSREKCNNDWCAVMYASYFEKDQVTLGPAAIGHTHDWEHVVVWIKDNTVQYVSVSQHSAYQVSAASGVRFDGTHPKIVYHKDGIGSHDFRFANTNDEPAENATGNWFYPRLVGWNGYPAGLKDKLLAADFGSATLKIRDSDFNYALSIAEPSGISFDPNA; encoded by the coding sequence GTGGTCGGTCAGGCGACGGCCGCCCAGGCCTCCGTACTGACGGCGCTCCCGCAGAACGCGGACGGCCTGGAGCAGACCTTCTCCCCGGCCTACGACTACGACGGCGACGGCTGCTACGCCACGGCCGCCATCGGCACGGACGGCACCATCAACCCCGGGCTGAAGCTCGGCGGCGACGTCAACGGGCACTGCCACGACCTCGCCCAGCTGAACAACTCCAACACGTACTCCCGCGAGAAGTGCAACAACGACTGGTGTGCGGTGATGTACGCCAGCTACTTCGAGAAGGACCAGGTCACGCTGGGTCCGGCGGCGATCGGTCACACCCACGACTGGGAGCACGTCGTGGTGTGGATCAAGGACAACACGGTGCAGTACGTGTCGGTGTCGCAGCACTCCGCGTACCAGGTGTCGGCGGCCTCGGGGGTGCGCTTCGACGGCACACACCCCAAGATCGTCTACCACAAGGACGGCATCGGCTCGCACGACTTCCGCTTCGCCAACACCAACGACGAGCCCGCGGAGAACGCCACCGGCAACTGGTTCTACCCGCGCCTGGTGGGCTGGAACGGCTACCCGGCCGGCCTCAAGGACAAGCTCCTGGCCGCGGACTTCGGTTCGGCCACGCTGAAGATCAGGGACAGCGACTTCAACTACGCGCTGTCCATCGCGGAGCCGTCCGGCATCTCGTTCGACCCGAACGCGTGA
- a CDS encoding ATP-binding protein — MDRGILEREPELARLASAAREAADGAGSVALVFGEAGIGKSSLVRAMPDRLPHRARILLGQCDDLATRRPLGPFRDLVGSVGADLARAVMEGGDRHRVCEALQEELAGIPHPAVLVVEDVHWADEASLDALRFLVRRMAQLPAVLVLTYRDDELSREHPLRHLLGQVSRADRVHRLPLARLSKSAVRTLGSASRLDPAEVYEVTSGNPFFVTEVLAAGGAGGVPPTVVDAVLARLRGLDGRSVDALEQLAVVPSAVERPLVDTLLTDGVAGLVTAEQRGLLAVTPERVTFRHELIRRAVVDSLPAARRIDLNRNVLTALVLRPGSDPARVVHHAAQVGDQDAIARYGPRAARDATEAGAHREAAAHLRLVLRQRQRYTPAELASLLERYAVECYTIADSVEAVAAQREAVALRRSLGDTLTLGADLRWLSRIHWWAGHATEAQDAAKEAIAVLEHAGDDRLLALALSNTAQLRMLSDRYAEAVAHGERAIALARRSGDAAILAHALNNVGTARWRSGDPDGRRQVEESLAVALAAGEVEHACRSYANIIWSLLDDLRYAEADRYLPPALELADRAEHLGFFNYLHVEKAMRRLAAADWDDAERHAEYGMHEFVPARCPALTVLARVRVRCGRPGADELLDQAREIAVRAGELQRTGPVAAVRAEAAWLRGDRAAAAEAVRPVHEQACRLGHGPYRAELGYWLGKVGHPVAVDESDHPYALQASGEWKRAADLWQQAGCPYEHAAALAESPDPADRLTALAELDALGAEPLARLVRAELRDLGVRRIPRGPHAATRGNPGGLTGRQLQVVRLLVDGLTNPEIADRLVVSVRTVDNHVRAVLEKLDAPTRRQAAARATELGLLPDAET, encoded by the coding sequence GTGGACCGGGGGATCCTCGAGCGCGAGCCCGAGCTGGCGCGACTGGCCTCGGCCGCACGTGAGGCGGCGGACGGGGCCGGGTCCGTGGCGCTCGTCTTCGGCGAGGCCGGCATCGGCAAGTCGAGCCTGGTGAGGGCCATGCCGGACCGGCTGCCGCACCGCGCCCGCATCCTCCTGGGCCAGTGCGACGACCTGGCCACGCGGCGCCCCCTCGGCCCGTTCCGCGACCTCGTCGGCAGTGTCGGCGCCGACCTCGCCCGGGCCGTCATGGAGGGCGGCGACCGCCACCGCGTATGCGAGGCCCTGCAGGAGGAGTTGGCGGGGATACCGCATCCGGCGGTGCTCGTCGTGGAGGACGTCCACTGGGCCGACGAGGCCTCGCTGGACGCGCTGCGCTTCCTGGTACGGCGGATGGCGCAGCTGCCCGCCGTACTCGTCCTCACCTACCGCGACGACGAGTTGAGCCGTGAGCACCCGCTGCGGCACCTCCTCGGACAGGTCTCCCGCGCGGACCGCGTCCACCGGCTCCCGCTGGCCCGCCTCTCCAAGTCCGCCGTCCGCACGCTCGGTTCGGCCAGCCGGCTCGACCCGGCCGAGGTCTACGAGGTGACCTCGGGCAACCCCTTCTTCGTCACCGAGGTCCTCGCGGCCGGCGGCGCCGGGGGAGTGCCTCCGACGGTCGTCGACGCGGTGCTCGCCCGGCTGCGCGGACTCGACGGCCGGAGCGTCGACGCGCTGGAGCAGCTCGCCGTCGTGCCCTCCGCCGTCGAACGGCCCCTCGTCGACACGCTGTTGACGGACGGGGTCGCCGGGCTGGTCACGGCCGAACAGCGCGGGCTGCTCGCGGTGACCCCCGAACGGGTCACGTTCCGCCACGAGTTGATCCGCCGCGCGGTCGTCGACTCCCTGCCCGCGGCCCGGCGCATCGACCTCAACCGCAACGTGCTCACCGCCCTCGTGCTCCGGCCGGGCTCCGACCCCGCCCGTGTCGTCCACCACGCGGCGCAGGTCGGCGACCAGGACGCCATCGCCCGCTACGGCCCCCGCGCGGCCCGGGACGCCACCGAGGCGGGCGCCCACCGCGAGGCCGCCGCCCACCTCCGGCTCGTGCTGCGGCAACGGCAGCGCTACACGCCCGCCGAACTCGCCTCGCTGCTCGAACGCTACGCGGTGGAGTGCTACACCATCGCCGACTCCGTCGAGGCCGTCGCCGCCCAGCGCGAGGCCGTGGCCCTGCGCCGCTCCCTCGGCGACACCCTCACCCTCGGCGCGGATCTGCGCTGGCTGTCCCGCATCCACTGGTGGGCGGGCCATGCGACGGAGGCCCAGGACGCGGCGAAGGAAGCCATCGCGGTCCTCGAACACGCCGGTGACGACCGGCTGTTGGCCCTCGCGCTCAGCAACACCGCCCAGCTGCGGATGCTGTCCGACCGGTACGCCGAGGCCGTCGCGCACGGCGAGCGCGCCATCGCCCTGGCCCGTCGCTCGGGCGACGCGGCGATCCTGGCCCACGCCCTCAACAACGTGGGCACCGCCCGCTGGCGCAGCGGGGACCCGGACGGGCGGCGGCAGGTGGAGGAGAGCCTGGCGGTGGCGCTCGCGGCGGGCGAGGTCGAACACGCCTGCCGGTCCTACGCCAACATCATCTGGTCCCTCCTCGACGACCTCCGGTACGCCGAGGCCGACCGCTATCTGCCCCCGGCCCTGGAACTCGCCGACCGCGCCGAGCACTTGGGGTTCTTCAACTATCTGCACGTCGAGAAGGCGATGCGACGGCTCGCGGCGGCGGACTGGGACGACGCCGAGCGGCACGCCGAGTACGGGATGCACGAGTTCGTGCCCGCCCGCTGTCCCGCGCTGACCGTGCTGGCCCGCGTGCGCGTGCGGTGCGGCAGGCCGGGCGCCGACGAACTCCTCGACCAGGCCCGGGAGATCGCCGTACGGGCCGGGGAGCTGCAGCGCACGGGTCCGGTGGCGGCCGTACGGGCGGAGGCTGCCTGGCTGCGCGGCGACCGCGCGGCGGCGGCCGAGGCGGTGCGGCCGGTCCACGAGCAGGCGTGCCGCCTCGGCCACGGACCGTACCGGGCCGAACTCGGCTACTGGCTCGGCAAAGTCGGGCACCCGGTGGCCGTCGACGAGAGCGACCACCCGTACGCGCTGCAGGCGTCCGGGGAGTGGAAACGGGCCGCGGATCTGTGGCAACAGGCAGGCTGCCCCTACGAACACGCGGCCGCGCTCGCGGAGAGCCCCGACCCGGCCGACAGACTCACCGCCCTCGCCGAACTCGACGCGCTCGGCGCCGAACCCCTCGCCCGTCTCGTCCGCGCCGAGCTGCGCGACCTCGGTGTCCGCCGCATCCCGCGCGGCCCGCACGCGGCGACCCGGGGTAACCCGGGTGGTCTCACCGGGCGCCAACTCCAGGTCGTACGACTGCTCGTGGACGGTCTGACCAACCCGGAGATCGCCGACCGGCTCGTGGTGTCCGTCCGTACCGTCGACAACCACGTGCGGGCCGTACTGGAGAAGCTGGACGCGCCCACCAGGCGGCAGGCCGCGGCCCGCGCAACGGAGTTGGGACTGCTGCCGGACGCCGAAACGTAG